The Aphis gossypii isolate Hap1 chromosome 3, ASM2018417v2, whole genome shotgun sequence genome includes a region encoding these proteins:
- the LOC114121223 gene encoding uncharacterized protein LOC114121223 isoform X8 produces MFFLFQLIQFFRRKIYCKMQLLCILIFIGVAQCDDSTIAPTNFEHLCAPNVIEFAMYYQLSVQTSFITSCECMLSSNYYIQSGFNEINQGSNDIATNLITTFKNGIGNSKNMIQDLQTDLDTDMKEKLNAVLYMTASYYQKKVIVKKTEITLGEVTDIKQAHTILTARRCERDYKCFVNDIARVKSQYSSGQSNSNNIDKNQWATLVKQYYEARETIINKTDVYTSIREAFLLGSGINLCEGSSNFDQSKLGIYKTAHLGDYFGKKDNNPCTLLNQTATQMYYIYKSSLTAIYLNSVVHSKCDLALRFMIWEHVNLVRAHFELMCKNIDMFIKSTQTEAESTFGTDSENYKKIMKALYICVNEMLITAVKSTEISYRRGLNFNTDRNMIKSDFNQYKPEHINKYYSKILGVNANVARFDSRIIDQKTCSLPTKEMCIPQKMFSSLSNRLIFQSFVCQFNYLIITIKTTEYDTTSVDYWVFEKITLIKLKNSIVFARCSATANKILIMNSAFYAYDLIITENNTPSTEIQQILDQISLDVVGILCIHSEEIIVISDTIDVYIDTNSNNKNVPAVVYKPGFNEYTGQNPKGTPSPNSSGNPTYPNGSGNPTSPNGSGNPTSPNGSGNPTSPNGSGNPTSPNGSGTPTYPNDSGNPTSPNGSGNPTSPNGSGNPTSPNGSGTPTYPNGSGTPTYPNGSGNPTSPNGSGNPTSPNGSGNPTSPNGSGNPTYPGSTTYPGSNYEDIDYSFITSGIQVTQSIENFQLSIECKVEKSLTYVQEKEQNEYTKVVIQSLKISQQIYQCNVEYLKSVVSDSIQFISKEITTDSDESIFAFIILYKDTQEKLAILSSTMEIPLKRTVYSVDTTEYLNVSQTVDYGDYIQSFYAYFEVCYEEVYNNQNDAELFLKNSMTQFNAIYEKVVEAVQSAPDDAYKTFLLSYLQKTLTVYTKTSDYFKEQIVQAKDIVSKGGDISKCALFQEIRQRSETVIVIYSAVLIKCYQYAKDSKIVTINNSEFDVITIQTQVVSSYTEITKTSSTKTFEIEIST; encoded by the exons atgttttttttatttcagttgaTCCAGTTTTTTAGACGAAAAATATACTGCAAAATGCAGTTACTctgtatattgatatttataggaGTTGCTCaa tgtgATGATTCGACTATAGCGCCAACTAATTTTGAACATTTGTGTGCACCAAATGTTATCGAATTTGCAATGTATTACCAACTATCAGTTCAAACATCTTTTATAACTTCGTGTGAATGTATGCTATCatcaaactattatatacaaagtggatttaatgaaattaatcagGGTTCAAATGATATtgcaacaaatttaataacgacatttaaaaatggtattggaaattcaaaaaatatgatacaggACTTGCAAACCGATCTCGATACAGATATGAAAGAGAAACTTAATGCTGTATTATACATGACAGCTAGCTATTACCAAAAAAaggtaattgttaaaaaaacagaaataacGTTAGGTGAAGTGACAGATATTAAACAAGCTCACACAATTTTAACTGCAAGACGCTGTGAAAGAGATTATAAGTGCTTTGTGAATGACATTGCTAGGGTAAAATCCCAATATAGTAGTGGACAgagtaattcaaataatatcgataaaaatcaATGGGCTACTCTGGTGAAACAGTATTACGAAGCAAgagaaactataattaataaaacggaTGTGTATACATCAATTAGAGAAGCGTTTTTGTTGGGCAGTGGAATAAATTTATGTGAAGGATCTTCAAATTTTGATCAATCAAAACtg GGAATATACAAAACTGCTCATTTAGGAGACTACTTtggaaaaaaagataataaccCGTGCACACTATTGAATCAGACGGCCACacaaatgtattacatttataagagCTCATTGACcgctatttatttaaattctgtgGTACATTCAAAATGTGATTTAGCATTGAGATTTATGATATGGGAACATGTGAATTTAGTTCGAGCGCACTTTGAACTCATGTGTAAAAACATAGACATGTTCATAAAATCAACACAAACCGAAGCTGAATCAACCTTCGGCACTGattctgaaaattataaaaaaattatgaaagccttatatatttgtgtgaaTGAAATGCTTATAACGGCTGTTAAATCTACCGAGATAAGTTATCGGCGAGGATTGAACTTTAATACTGATAGAAACATGATTAAATCTGATTTCAATCAATACAAACCcgaacatattaataaatattattcaaaaattcttGGGGTTAATGCTAATGTAGCTCGTTTTGATTCACGTATAATTGATCAAAAAACTTGTTCATTACCAACAAAAGAGATGTGTATACCACAGAAAATGTTCTCGTCATTATcaaatagattaatttttcaatctttTGTAtgccaatttaattatttaattataacaataaaaacaacagagTATGATACAACATCTGTGGATTATTGggtgtttgaaaaaattacactaataaaattaaaaaactcaaTCGTATTTGCAAGATGTTCAGCGACtgcaaacaaaattttaattatgaatagtGCATTTTAtgcatatgatttaattatcaCGGAAAATAATACACCATCTACTGAAATTCAACAAATTCTAGATCAAATTTCATTAGATGTAGTtggaatattatgtatacactcAGAGGAGATAATTGTAATATCCGATACTATTGATgtttatatagatacaaatagtaacaataaaaatgtcccAGCAGTAGTATATAAACCTGGTTTTAATGAATACACAGGTCAAAATCCCAAAGGCACTCCATCACCGAATAGTTCAGGAAACCCAACATACCCGAACGGTTCAGGAAACCCAACATCACCGAATGGTTCAGGGAACCCAACATCACCGAATGGTTCAGGGAACCCAACATCACCGAATGGTTCAGGGAACCCAACATCACCAAATGGTTCAGGTACCCCAACATACCCGAACGATTCAG GGAACCCAACATCACCGAATGGTTCAGGGAACCCAACATCACCGAATGGTTCAGGGAACCCAACATCACCAAATGGTTCAGGTACCCCAACATACCCGAACGGTTCAGGTACCCCAACATACCCGAACGGTTCAGGAAACCCAACATCACCGAATGGTTCAGGGAACCCAACATCACCGAATGGTTCAGGGAACCCAACATCACCGAATGGTTCAGGAAACCCAACATACCCAGGATCTACAACATATCCAGGAAGTAATTATGAAGATATagattattcttttataacatCTGGTATACAAGTAACACAATCTATAGAGAATTTCCAACTTTCTATTGAGTGCAAAGTAGAAAAAAGTTTAACTTACGTTCAGGAAAAAGAACAAAACGAGTACACGAAAGTAGTAATACAATCATTGAAAATTAGTCAACAAATTTATCAGTGTAatgtagaatatttaaaaagtgtaGTTTCAgattcaatacaatttatatccaAGGAAATAACTACTGATAGTGACGAATCtatatttgcatttattatactatacaaagaTACACAAGAAAAATTAGCAATATTATCTTCGACGATGGAAATTCCATTAAAGAGAACTGTTTATTCGGTAGACACGACCGAATATCTCAATGTGTCTCAAACTGTTGATTACGGGGATTATATACAAAgcttttatgcatattttgaaGTATGTTATGAAGAAGTTTACAATAATCAAAATGATGCTGAATTATTTCTAAAGAATAGTATGACACaatttaatgcaatatatGAAAAGGTTGTCGAAGCAGTTCAAAGCGCACCGGATGATgcttacaaaacatttttattaagctatttacaaaaaacattaactGTGTATACAAAAACCTccgattattttaaagaacaaaTTGTTCAAGCAAAGGATATTGTT
- the LOC114121223 gene encoding uncharacterized protein LOC114121223 isoform X5, with product MFFLFQLIQFFRRKIYCKMQLLCILIFIGVAQCDDSTIAPTNFEHLCAPNVIEFAMYYQLSVQTSFITSCECMLSSNYYIQSGFNEINQGSNDIATNLITTFKNGIGNSKNMIQDLQTDLDTDMKEKLNAVLYMTASYYQKKVIVKKTEITLGEVTDIKQAHTILTARRCERDYKCFVNDIARVKSQYSSGQSNSNNIDKNQWATLVKQYYEARETIINKTDVYTSIREAFLLGSGINLCEGSSNFDQSKLGIYKTAHLGDYFGKKDNNPCTLLNQTATQMYYIYKSSLTAIYLNSVVHSKCDLALRFMIWEHVNLVRAHFELMCKNIDMFIKSTQTEAESTFGTDSENYKKIMKALYICVNEMLITAVKSTEISYRRGLNFNTDRNMIKSDFNQYKPEHINKYYSKILGVNANVARFDSRIIDQKTCSLPTKEMCIPQKMFSSLSNRLIFQSFVCQFNYLIITIKTTEYDTTSVDYWVFEKITLIKLKNSIVFARCSATANKILIMNSAFYAYDLIITENNTPSTEIQQILDQISLDVVGILCIHSEEIIVISDTIDVYIDTNSNNKNVPAVVYKPGFNEYTGQNPKGTPSPNSSGNPTYPNGSGNPTSPNGSGNPTSPNGSGNPTSPNGSGNPTSPNGSGTPTYPNDSGNPTSPNGSGNPTSPNGSGNPTSPNGSGNPTSPNGSGTPTYPNGSGTPTYPNGSGNPTSPNGSGNPTSPNGSGNPTSPNGSGNPTYPGSTTYPGSNYEDIDYSFITSGIQVTQSIENFQLSIECKVEKSLTYVQEKEQNEYTKVVIQSLKISQQIYQCNVEYLKSVVSDSIQFISKEITTDSDESIFAFIILYKDTQEKLAILSSTMEIPLKRTVYSVDTTEYLNVSQTVDYGDYIQSFYAYFEVCYEEVYNNQNDAELFLKNSMTQFNAIYEKVVEAVQSAPDDAYKTFLLSYLQKTLTVYTKTSDYFKEQIVQAKDIVSKGGDISKCALFQEIRQRSETVIVIYSAVLIKCYQYAKDSKIVTINNSEFDVITIQTQVVSSYTEITKTSSTKTFEIEIST from the exons atgttttttttatttcagttgaTCCAGTTTTTTAGACGAAAAATATACTGCAAAATGCAGTTACTctgtatattgatatttataggaGTTGCTCaa tgtgATGATTCGACTATAGCGCCAACTAATTTTGAACATTTGTGTGCACCAAATGTTATCGAATTTGCAATGTATTACCAACTATCAGTTCAAACATCTTTTATAACTTCGTGTGAATGTATGCTATCatcaaactattatatacaaagtggatttaatgaaattaatcagGGTTCAAATGATATtgcaacaaatttaataacgacatttaaaaatggtattggaaattcaaaaaatatgatacaggACTTGCAAACCGATCTCGATACAGATATGAAAGAGAAACTTAATGCTGTATTATACATGACAGCTAGCTATTACCAAAAAAaggtaattgttaaaaaaacagaaataacGTTAGGTGAAGTGACAGATATTAAACAAGCTCACACAATTTTAACTGCAAGACGCTGTGAAAGAGATTATAAGTGCTTTGTGAATGACATTGCTAGGGTAAAATCCCAATATAGTAGTGGACAgagtaattcaaataatatcgataaaaatcaATGGGCTACTCTGGTGAAACAGTATTACGAAGCAAgagaaactataattaataaaacggaTGTGTATACATCAATTAGAGAAGCGTTTTTGTTGGGCAGTGGAATAAATTTATGTGAAGGATCTTCAAATTTTGATCAATCAAAACtg GGAATATACAAAACTGCTCATTTAGGAGACTACTTtggaaaaaaagataataaccCGTGCACACTATTGAATCAGACGGCCACacaaatgtattacatttataagagCTCATTGACcgctatttatttaaattctgtgGTACATTCAAAATGTGATTTAGCATTGAGATTTATGATATGGGAACATGTGAATTTAGTTCGAGCGCACTTTGAACTCATGTGTAAAAACATAGACATGTTCATAAAATCAACACAAACCGAAGCTGAATCAACCTTCGGCACTGattctgaaaattataaaaaaattatgaaagccttatatatttgtgtgaaTGAAATGCTTATAACGGCTGTTAAATCTACCGAGATAAGTTATCGGCGAGGATTGAACTTTAATACTGATAGAAACATGATTAAATCTGATTTCAATCAATACAAACCcgaacatattaataaatattattcaaaaattcttGGGGTTAATGCTAATGTAGCTCGTTTTGATTCACGTATAATTGATCAAAAAACTTGTTCATTACCAACAAAAGAGATGTGTATACCACAGAAAATGTTCTCGTCATTATcaaatagattaatttttcaatctttTGTAtgccaatttaattatttaattataacaataaaaacaacagagTATGATACAACATCTGTGGATTATTGggtgtttgaaaaaattacactaataaaattaaaaaactcaaTCGTATTTGCAAGATGTTCAGCGACtgcaaacaaaattttaattatgaatagtGCATTTTAtgcatatgatttaattatcaCGGAAAATAATACACCATCTACTGAAATTCAACAAATTCTAGATCAAATTTCATTAGATGTAGTtggaatattatgtatacactcAGAGGAGATAATTGTAATATCCGATACTATTGATgtttatatagatacaaatagtaacaataaaaatgtcccAGCAGTAGTATATAAACCTGGTTTTAATGAATACACAGGTCAAAATCCCAAAGGCACTCCATCACCGAATAGTTCAGGAAACCCAACATACCCGAACGGTTCAGGAAACCCAACATCACCGAATGGTTCAGGGAACCCAACATCACCGAATGGTTCAGGGAACCCAACATCACCGAATGGTTCAGGGAACCCAACATCACCAAATGGTTCAGGTACCCCAACATACCCGAACGATTCAG GGAACCCAACATCACCGAATGGTTCAGGGAACCCAACATCACCGAATGGTTCAGGGAACCCAACATCACCGAATGGTTCAGGGAACCCAACATCACCAAATGGTTCAGGTACCCCAACATACCCGAACGGTTCAGGTACCCCAACATACCCGAACGGTTCAGGAAACCCAACATCACCGAATGGTTCAGGGAACCCAACATCACCGAATGGTTCAGGGAACCCAACATCACCGAATGGTTCAGGAAACCCAACATACCCAGGATCTACAACATATCCAGGAAGTAATTATGAAGATATagattattcttttataacatCTGGTATACAAGTAACACAATCTATAGAGAATTTCCAACTTTCTATTGAGTGCAAAGTAGAAAAAAGTTTAACTTACGTTCAGGAAAAAGAACAAAACGAGTACACGAAAGTAGTAATACAATCATTGAAAATTAGTCAACAAATTTATCAGTGTAatgtagaatatttaaaaagtgtaGTTTCAgattcaatacaatttatatccaAGGAAATAACTACTGATAGTGACGAATCtatatttgcatttattatactatacaaagaTACACAAGAAAAATTAGCAATATTATCTTCGACGATGGAAATTCCATTAAAGAGAACTGTTTATTCGGTAGACACGACCGAATATCTCAATGTGTCTCAAACTGTTGATTACGGGGATTATATACAAAgcttttatgcatattttgaaGTATGTTATGAAGAAGTTTACAATAATCAAAATGATGCTGAATTATTTCTAAAGAATAGTATGACACaatttaatgcaatatatGAAAAGGTTGTCGAAGCAGTTCAAAGCGCACCGGATGATgcttacaaaacatttttattaagctatttacaaaaaacattaactGTGTATACAAAAACCTccgattattttaaagaacaaaTTGTTCAAGCAAAGGATATTGTT
- the LOC114121223 gene encoding uncharacterized protein LOC114121223 isoform X10 — translation MFFLFQLIQFFRRKIYCKMQLLCILIFIGVAQCDDSTIAPTNFEHLCAPNVIEFAMYYQLSVQTSFITSCECMLSSNYYIQSGFNEINQGSNDIATNLITTFKNGIGNSKNMIQDLQTDLDTDMKEKLNAVLYMTASYYQKKVIVKKTEITLGEVTDIKQAHTILTARRCERDYKCFVNDIARVKSQYSSGQSNSNNIDKNQWATLVKQYYEARETIINKTDVYTSIREAFLLGSGINLCEGSSNFDQSKLGIYKTAHLGDYFGKKDNNPCTLLNQTATQMYYIYKSSLTAIYLNSVVHSKCDLALRFMIWEHVNLVRAHFELMCKNIDMFIKSTQTEAESTFGTDSENYKKIMKALYICVNEMLITAVKSTEISYRRGLNFNTDRNMIKSDFNQYKPEHINKYYSKILGVNANVARFDSRIIDQKTCSLPTKEMCIPQKMFSSLSNRLIFQSFVCQFNYLIITIKTTEYDTTSVDYWVFEKITLIKLKNSIVFARCSATANKILIMNSAFYAYDLIITENNTPSTEIQQILDQISLDVVGILCIHSEEIIVISDTIDVYIDTNSNNKNVPAVVYKPGFNEYTGQNPKGTPSPNSSGNPTYPNGSGNPTSPNGSGNPTSPNGSGNPTSPNGSGNPTSPNGSGNPTSPNGSGNPTSPNGSGNPTSPNGSGTPTYPNGSGTPTYPNGSGNPTSPNGSGNPTSPNGSGNPTSPNGSGNPTYPGSTTYPGSNYEDIDYSFITSGIQVTQSIENFQLSIECKVEKSLTYVQEKEQNEYTKVVIQSLKISQQIYQCNVEYLKSVVSDSIQFISKEITTDSDESIFAFIILYKDTQEKLAILSSTMEIPLKRTVYSVDTTEYLNVSQTVDYGDYIQSFYAYFEVCYEEVYNNQNDAELFLKNSMTQFNAIYEKVVEAVQSAPDDAYKTFLLSYLQKTLTVYTKTSDYFKEQIVQAKDIVSKGGDISKCALFQEIRQRSETVIVIYSAVLIKCYQYAKDSKIVTINNSEFDVITIQTQVVSSYTEITKTSSTKTFEIEIST, via the exons atgttttttttatttcagttgaTCCAGTTTTTTAGACGAAAAATATACTGCAAAATGCAGTTACTctgtatattgatatttataggaGTTGCTCaa tgtgATGATTCGACTATAGCGCCAACTAATTTTGAACATTTGTGTGCACCAAATGTTATCGAATTTGCAATGTATTACCAACTATCAGTTCAAACATCTTTTATAACTTCGTGTGAATGTATGCTATCatcaaactattatatacaaagtggatttaatgaaattaatcagGGTTCAAATGATATtgcaacaaatttaataacgacatttaaaaatggtattggaaattcaaaaaatatgatacaggACTTGCAAACCGATCTCGATACAGATATGAAAGAGAAACTTAATGCTGTATTATACATGACAGCTAGCTATTACCAAAAAAaggtaattgttaaaaaaacagaaataacGTTAGGTGAAGTGACAGATATTAAACAAGCTCACACAATTTTAACTGCAAGACGCTGTGAAAGAGATTATAAGTGCTTTGTGAATGACATTGCTAGGGTAAAATCCCAATATAGTAGTGGACAgagtaattcaaataatatcgataaaaatcaATGGGCTACTCTGGTGAAACAGTATTACGAAGCAAgagaaactataattaataaaacggaTGTGTATACATCAATTAGAGAAGCGTTTTTGTTGGGCAGTGGAATAAATTTATGTGAAGGATCTTCAAATTTTGATCAATCAAAACtg GGAATATACAAAACTGCTCATTTAGGAGACTACTTtggaaaaaaagataataaccCGTGCACACTATTGAATCAGACGGCCACacaaatgtattacatttataagagCTCATTGACcgctatttatttaaattctgtgGTACATTCAAAATGTGATTTAGCATTGAGATTTATGATATGGGAACATGTGAATTTAGTTCGAGCGCACTTTGAACTCATGTGTAAAAACATAGACATGTTCATAAAATCAACACAAACCGAAGCTGAATCAACCTTCGGCACTGattctgaaaattataaaaaaattatgaaagccttatatatttgtgtgaaTGAAATGCTTATAACGGCTGTTAAATCTACCGAGATAAGTTATCGGCGAGGATTGAACTTTAATACTGATAGAAACATGATTAAATCTGATTTCAATCAATACAAACCcgaacatattaataaatattattcaaaaattcttGGGGTTAATGCTAATGTAGCTCGTTTTGATTCACGTATAATTGATCAAAAAACTTGTTCATTACCAACAAAAGAGATGTGTATACCACAGAAAATGTTCTCGTCATTATcaaatagattaatttttcaatctttTGTAtgccaatttaattatttaattataacaataaaaacaacagagTATGATACAACATCTGTGGATTATTGggtgtttgaaaaaattacactaataaaattaaaaaactcaaTCGTATTTGCAAGATGTTCAGCGACtgcaaacaaaattttaattatgaatagtGCATTTTAtgcatatgatttaattatcaCGGAAAATAATACACCATCTACTGAAATTCAACAAATTCTAGATCAAATTTCATTAGATGTAGTtggaatattatgtatacactcAGAGGAGATAATTGTAATATCCGATACTATTGATgtttatatagatacaaatagtaacaataaaaatgtcccAGCAGTAGTATATAAACCTGGTTTTAATGAATACACAGGTCAAAATCCCAAAGGCACTCCATCACCGAATAGTTCAGGAAACCCAACATACCCGAACGGTTCAGGAAACCCAACATCACCGAATGGTTCAGGGAACCCAACATCACCGAATGGTTCAGGGAACCCAACATCACCGAATGGTTCAGGGAACCCAACATCACCAAATGGTTCAG GGAACCCAACATCACCGAATGGTTCAGGGAACCCAACATCACCGAATGGTTCAGGGAACCCAACATCACCAAATGGTTCAGGTACCCCAACATACCCGAACGGTTCAGGTACCCCAACATACCCGAACGGTTCAGGAAACCCAACATCACCGAATGGTTCAGGGAACCCAACATCACCGAATGGTTCAGGGAACCCAACATCACCGAATGGTTCAGGAAACCCAACATACCCAGGATCTACAACATATCCAGGAAGTAATTATGAAGATATagattattcttttataacatCTGGTATACAAGTAACACAATCTATAGAGAATTTCCAACTTTCTATTGAGTGCAAAGTAGAAAAAAGTTTAACTTACGTTCAGGAAAAAGAACAAAACGAGTACACGAAAGTAGTAATACAATCATTGAAAATTAGTCAACAAATTTATCAGTGTAatgtagaatatttaaaaagtgtaGTTTCAgattcaatacaatttatatccaAGGAAATAACTACTGATAGTGACGAATCtatatttgcatttattatactatacaaagaTACACAAGAAAAATTAGCAATATTATCTTCGACGATGGAAATTCCATTAAAGAGAACTGTTTATTCGGTAGACACGACCGAATATCTCAATGTGTCTCAAACTGTTGATTACGGGGATTATATACAAAgcttttatgcatattttgaaGTATGTTATGAAGAAGTTTACAATAATCAAAATGATGCTGAATTATTTCTAAAGAATAGTATGACACaatttaatgcaatatatGAAAAGGTTGTCGAAGCAGTTCAAAGCGCACCGGATGATgcttacaaaacatttttattaagctatttacaaaaaacattaactGTGTATACAAAAACCTccgattattttaaagaacaaaTTGTTCAAGCAAAGGATATTGTT